The following coding sequences lie in one Arachis stenosperma cultivar V10309 chromosome 5, arast.V10309.gnm1.PFL2, whole genome shotgun sequence genomic window:
- the LOC130981226 gene encoding uncharacterized protein LOC130981226: protein MEYNKKNHPLTPPLPPVSEMEEGGGGESTMECSAKLCKSCTAGLIADCVALCCCPCAVLHCFALAFVKAPWVVGRRCFRLGKKSWSSSSPSSSSSNNKKKKTLIKHNKRRCKCSSSTTTTTSSSTTHDFDAVAVVQSTSSETNDVVVVGRDDELESVTVNAGFEADEVWLELYQIAHLDFGRISFSDQHNE, encoded by the coding sequence ATGGAATACAACAAGAAAAATCACCCTCTTACTCCTCCTCTTCCACCCGTTTCCGAGATGGAAGAAGGTGGAGGAGGAGAGAGCACAATGGAGTGCTCGGCGAAGCTGTGCAAATCGTGCACGGCTGGCCTCATAGCCGACTGTGTCGCGCTATGCTGCTGTCCGTGCGCAGTCTTGCACTGCTTCGCCTTAGCATTTGTAAAGGCTCCATGGGTTGTCGGAAGAAGGTGCTTCCGCTTAGGCAAGAAATCATGGTCGTCGTCGTCGCCGTCTTCGTCCTCATctaacaacaagaagaagaaaacactGATCAAACACAACAAGAGAAGATGCAAATGTTCTTCTTCTACTACTACAACAACTAGTAGTAGTACTACTCATGATTTTGATGCTGTCGCTGTCGTGCAATCAACATCATCGGAAACCAatgatgttgttgttgttgggagGGACGATGAACTGGAGAGTGTCACTGTCAATGCTGGATTTGAGGCTGACGAGGTTTGGTTAGAGCTTTATCAAATTGCTCATTTGGATTTTGGAAGGATTTCTTTCTCAGACCAACATAATGagtga